In a genomic window of Dyadobacter fermentans DSM 18053:
- a CDS encoding UbiA family prenyltransferase produces MPALIDRNTIKLLRIPFSFFLAPLFLFAYSQAETVVHRQALWSFLIIHLLVYPASNGYNSYIDRDEESIGGLEKPPLPTIRLFYLTLFLDAAATILALVFVNTLFALCLVLYIGASRAYSSRLIRLKKYPVIGFLTVVFFQGAFTYYMSIAGISGGALRLDTANIFVLLGCSLQIAGAYPLTQVYQHEQDLRDGIVTLSYKLGHIGTFVFTTAMFVLCNVFYYLYFTTRDLGMIFYIVQVFFIPIVIWFGVWFSLVWKDRAQANFRNTMRMNWVAAICMNSCFIVLIIINRIPLSYLSSIETAVPEYGYAQETLTDFYLRSTDDLSTRRKIKIVASKTGIEKRYSVIPDFDKNPDQYTFFNRNAALLPEPTLSQRMQLYQQHATALSRKAIEQIRDFDMIKKDITHLITVTCTGLFAPGLDVELMRELKLNPSIQRSSVNFMGCNAAILALKNADAICKSNANAKVLVVCTELCTIHFQKRYNDDYLLSNMLFGDGAAALLVSSQPDDHYLHAVKVDSFNSMVLHNGYSDMAWQLSETGFIMNLSSYVPDLIRENIRPMLKSVGSRSDDYGHWAVHPGGKRIVDDFAAALELDRCMLSPTYDVLRNFGNMSSPTVLFVLKNVLEKTKPEHLNDRIFAAAFGPGLSIETMQLRYVRA; encoded by the coding sequence ATGCCCGCATTGATAGATCGCAACACCATTAAACTGCTCCGGATTCCGTTCTCGTTTTTCCTGGCGCCGCTGTTTTTGTTCGCTTACAGTCAGGCCGAGACGGTTGTGCACCGGCAGGCTTTGTGGAGTTTCCTGATCATCCATTTGCTCGTGTATCCCGCCAGCAACGGCTACAACAGCTACATCGACCGCGATGAGGAAAGCATTGGCGGCCTTGAAAAACCACCGCTTCCTACCATTCGGCTTTTTTACCTTACACTTTTTCTGGATGCTGCCGCAACCATTCTGGCGCTCGTATTCGTAAATACGTTGTTCGCGCTCTGCCTGGTGCTGTACATCGGGGCTTCGCGGGCGTACAGTTCGCGGCTGATCAGGCTGAAAAAATACCCGGTGATCGGATTTCTGACGGTCGTGTTTTTTCAGGGCGCATTCACCTACTATATGTCGATCGCCGGCATATCGGGCGGCGCATTGCGGCTTGATACGGCCAATATTTTCGTGTTGCTGGGCTGCTCGCTCCAGATCGCAGGCGCGTACCCGCTCACGCAGGTGTACCAGCACGAGCAGGACCTGCGCGACGGCATCGTTACGTTGAGCTACAAATTGGGCCATATCGGCACGTTCGTGTTCACGACGGCCATGTTTGTGCTCTGCAATGTGTTTTATTATTTGTACTTTACGACCAGGGACCTTGGAATGATTTTTTACATTGTCCAGGTGTTCTTCATCCCCATTGTGATTTGGTTCGGGGTCTGGTTTTCGCTGGTTTGGAAGGATCGCGCACAGGCCAATTTCCGTAATACCATGCGGATGAACTGGGTGGCGGCGATTTGCATGAATAGTTGTTTCATCGTTTTAATAATTATCAACAGAATTCCATTGAGTTATCTATCCTCTATTGAAACAGCCGTTCCCGAATATGGTTATGCACAGGAAACGCTTACCGATTTCTACCTGCGTTCGACCGACGACCTGAGTACCCGCCGAAAAATCAAGATCGTAGCCAGCAAAACGGGGATCGAAAAACGTTACTCGGTAATTCCCGACTTCGATAAAAATCCCGATCAATACACGTTTTTCAACCGGAATGCCGCATTATTGCCCGAGCCCACCCTTTCTCAGCGCATGCAGCTTTACCAGCAGCACGCCACGGCGCTTTCCAGAAAGGCGATTGAGCAGATCCGGGATTTTGATATGATTAAAAAAGACATCACGCATTTGATTACCGTGACCTGTACCGGGCTTTTTGCGCCGGGCCTGGATGTGGAACTGATGCGGGAATTGAAGTTGAATCCTTCGATACAACGCAGCAGCGTCAACTTTATGGGCTGCAATGCGGCGATTCTGGCATTGAAAAATGCGGATGCCATCTGCAAAAGCAATGCAAATGCCAAAGTGCTGGTCGTGTGTACGGAGCTGTGCACGATCCATTTTCAGAAGCGCTATAATGATGATTATCTGCTTTCCAATATGCTTTTCGGCGATGGCGCGGCGGCATTGCTCGTGTCGTCCCAGCCGGACGATCACTATCTGCACGCGGTGAAAGTCGATAGTTTCAATTCAATGGTGCTGCACAATGGCTACTCGGATATGGCCTGGCAGCTGTCGGAGACGGGTTTTATCATGAATTTGTCGTCGTACGTGCCTGATCTGATCCGGGAAAATATCCGGCCCATGCTGAAATCGGTCGGGTCGAGGTCGGACGATTATGGCCATTGGGCAGTGCATCCCGGCGGAAAACGCATTGTGGATGACTTTGCGGCGGCATTGGAACTGGACAGATGCATGCTCTCCCCAACGTACGATGTGTTGCGGAATTTTGGAAATATGTCCTCGCCAACCGTGCTGTTTGTCCTGAAAAATGTCCTGGAAAAAACGAAGCCAGAGCACCTGAACGACCGCATCTTTGCGGCCGCATTTGGCCCGGGGCTCAGCATCGAAACCATGCAATTACGGTATGTTCGGGCATAG
- a CDS encoding lycopene cyclase domain-containing protein: protein MNSLYLLVDLGAISVPLLASFHPKIRLDRHWKALWPAIVLAAVPFIIWDSYFTKIGVWGFTPQYLMGVSLFGLPIEEILFFICIPYACMFTYFCFRLWKGPELRVRAEQTVTWIFLGLCIVLGLLGAGRYYTSSTMMWLALFLIYLKWQAKPRWLGLFYYSHQFLLIPFFIVNGILTGTGLDKPIVWYNNAENLGVRIFTIPIEDVFYGMLLLLLNALLFEYFLQKSEKAQLPSERMPMREGNQL, encoded by the coding sequence ATGAACTCCCTTTATCTGCTGGTGGACCTGGGCGCGATTTCGGTGCCGCTACTGGCCTCGTTTCATCCGAAAATCCGGCTCGACCGGCATTGGAAAGCATTATGGCCGGCGATCGTGCTGGCCGCCGTGCCGTTCATTATATGGGACAGCTATTTTACTAAAATCGGCGTATGGGGCTTCACGCCGCAGTACCTCATGGGCGTAAGCCTTTTCGGCCTGCCGATTGAGGAAATCCTGTTTTTCATTTGTATTCCGTATGCCTGCATGTTCACGTACTTCTGTTTCCGGCTGTGGAAAGGCCCGGAGCTGCGTGTGCGGGCGGAGCAGACGGTGACGTGGATTTTCCTCGGCCTCTGCATTGTATTGGGTTTGCTCGGAGCGGGCCGCTACTACACGTCGTCGACTATGATGTGGCTGGCGCTCTTCCTGATTTACCTGAAATGGCAGGCAAAACCGCGCTGGCTGGGCTTGTTCTATTACTCGCACCAGTTTTTGCTCATTCCTTTCTTCATTGTGAATGGCATTCTCACCGGCACCGGGCTCGATAAGCCGATCGTGTGGTACAACAATGCCGAAAACCTGGGCGTGCGCATTTTCACGATTCCGATCGAGGATGTTTTCTACGGCATGTTGCTGCTGCTGCTGAATGCGCTGCTGTTTGAGTATTTTCTCCAAAAATCCGAAAAAGCGCAACTTCCCTCAGAACGTATGCCCATGCGTGAGGGAAACCAGCTGTGA
- a CDS encoding phytoene/squalene synthase family protein: MKALFDELSASCSKKTTQLYSTSFSLGIYFLKPSFHKAIYGIYGFVRLADEIVDSFHGYEQAVMMARIRRETHEAIRERISINPILNSFQHVVHTYQIEWQLIDTFLKSMEMDLLQKEHTQDSYQEYVLGSAEVVGLMCLRVFTENDRALYDSLKPYAMKLGAAFQKVNFLRDLKADYQTLGRTYFPGVNFNHFSYADKVQIQQEIEADFEDALTGIRGLPSSSRRGVYLAYYYYKKLFMRIKETPPEKVMNARIRIPDIDKFGLMFRSLLRHQFDLL; encoded by the coding sequence ATGAAAGCCCTTTTTGATGAATTATCGGCGTCGTGCAGCAAAAAAACCACGCAATTGTACAGCACCTCATTTTCGCTGGGTATTTATTTCCTGAAACCCTCGTTTCACAAGGCCATTTACGGCATTTATGGGTTTGTGCGGCTGGCCGACGAAATTGTGGACAGCTTTCATGGCTACGAGCAGGCGGTAATGATGGCACGCATCCGCAGGGAAACGCACGAAGCGATACGCGAGCGGATCAGCATTAACCCGATTTTGAACAGCTTCCAGCACGTGGTGCACACCTACCAGATCGAATGGCAGCTAATCGATACATTTCTGAAAAGCATGGAGATGGATCTGCTTCAAAAGGAACACACGCAGGACTCATACCAGGAATATGTGCTGGGCTCGGCCGAGGTGGTGGGATTGATGTGCCTGCGTGTATTTACAGAAAACGACCGGGCGCTCTACGATTCGCTGAAACCCTACGCCATGAAACTGGGCGCCGCTTTCCAGAAAGTAAACTTCCTCCGCGACCTGAAAGCCGATTACCAGACGCTCGGCCGCACTTATTTTCCGGGAGTGAATTTCAACCATTTCTCCTATGCCGACAAAGTGCAGATCCAGCAGGAGATCGAGGCGGATTTCGAGGACGCGCTCACGGGTATCCGCGGCCTGCCTTCGAGCTCGCGCAGAGGCGTTTACCTGGCCTATTACTATTATAAAAAGCTGTTTATGAGGATCAAGGAAACGCCACCGGAAAAAGTGATGAATGCGCGGATCAGGATTCCGGATATCGACAAGTTCGGACTGATGTTTCGGTCGCTGCTGAGGCACCAGTTTGATCTTTTATGA
- a CDS encoding family 2A encapsulin nanocompartment cargo protein cysteine desulfurase — protein sequence MSTNIEGFPEGLPDGIPNGFPDGSSVNSPDAGALERLANELFKAMPGEMPSPAFSPHLEDHPRAQKMLGIIQQEFDRGQSHSSGHQRFHGWESHSSGYQRFDRGPSHGHQNFDLNEPQTSLPDPHFTDGKVPPSAAGVGVSPGDALPSYYFLNETFAEKPHIPGASNFLPHSFSPFSLGNIHVGSDRDQLGRAVQSPIGRIPFDVNRVRADFPVFRERVNDKPLIWFDNAATTQKPKQVIDRISYFYEHENSNIHRAAHELAARATDAYEAAREKVRAFVNARSVNEIVFTRGTTEAINLVAKTWGDQNLHAGDEIIVSHLEHHANIVPWKQLADKKGLVLRVIPVDDDGQILLDAYAGLLNSKTKLVSFTQVSNALGTVTPSSDIIRMAHAAGAKVLLDGAQSVSHMRTDVTMLDCDWFVFSGHKVFGPTGIGALYGKEDILNATQPWQGGGNMIVDVTFEHIRYHNAPSRFEAGTGNIADAVGLGAALDYVNRLGIENIYNYESFLLEYATGLIKHVPGLRLIGTAKHKASVLSFVLDGYKTEEVGAALNKEGIAVRSGHHCAQPILRRFGLETTVRPSLAFYNTCEEIDVLIGTLHRLAASGRGRRA from the coding sequence ATGAGTACAAATATTGAAGGATTTCCGGAAGGGCTGCCAGACGGCATCCCAAATGGTTTCCCAGACGGTTCTTCGGTCAATTCGCCCGATGCCGGCGCTTTGGAACGGCTCGCCAACGAGCTTTTCAAAGCTATGCCGGGCGAAATGCCGTCGCCCGCATTCTCGCCGCATTTGGAAGACCATCCGAGGGCGCAAAAAATGCTGGGTATCATTCAGCAGGAGTTCGATCGCGGGCAATCGCATTCGTCGGGGCATCAGCGTTTTCATGGCTGGGAATCGCATTCGTCGGGATATCAGCGTTTTGATCGCGGCCCTTCGCACGGACATCAGAACTTTGATCTGAATGAACCGCAGACCAGCCTGCCCGACCCGCATTTCACGGATGGCAAGGTGCCGCCATCGGCTGCGGGAGTAGGGGTGTCGCCGGGCGATGCGTTGCCCTCTTACTATTTTTTGAATGAAACCTTTGCCGAAAAGCCGCATATTCCGGGTGCTTCCAATTTTTTGCCGCATAGTTTTTCACCGTTTTCGCTGGGTAATATACATGTTGGCAGCGACCGTGACCAGCTGGGGCGTGCCGTTCAAAGCCCGATCGGGCGCATTCCGTTTGACGTAAACCGCGTCCGGGCCGACTTTCCGGTGTTCAGGGAACGGGTGAATGACAAACCGCTTATCTGGTTCGATAATGCGGCAACTACCCAGAAGCCGAAACAGGTGATCGACCGGATCAGCTATTTTTACGAGCACGAGAATTCCAACATCCACCGCGCCGCGCACGAGCTCGCCGCCCGCGCCACGGACGCCTACGAGGCCGCGCGCGAGAAGGTGAGGGCATTTGTGAATGCACGCTCGGTGAACGAGATCGTGTTTACGAGGGGAACCACCGAAGCCATTAACCTCGTGGCCAAAACCTGGGGCGACCAGAACCTCCATGCGGGGGACGAAATCATCGTAAGCCACCTCGAACACCACGCCAACATTGTTCCCTGGAAGCAATTGGCGGACAAAAAAGGCCTGGTACTGCGCGTGATCCCCGTCGACGACGACGGCCAGATCCTGCTCGATGCATACGCAGGCTTGCTGAACTCCAAAACCAAACTCGTATCGTTCACTCAGGTTTCCAATGCATTGGGAACGGTGACGCCCTCGTCGGACATCATCCGCATGGCCCATGCGGCCGGTGCGAAAGTGCTCCTCGACGGCGCGCAGTCGGTGTCGCACATGCGGACGGACGTTACCATGCTGGATTGCGACTGGTTTGTATTCTCGGGGCACAAGGTATTCGGGCCAACGGGAATCGGTGCATTATATGGAAAGGAAGACATTCTCAATGCCACACAGCCGTGGCAGGGTGGGGGCAATATGATCGTGGACGTCACATTTGAGCACATCCGATACCACAACGCACCTTCCCGATTCGAGGCGGGTACCGGCAATATTGCCGACGCCGTGGGGCTGGGTGCCGCATTGGATTATGTGAACCGGCTTGGCATCGAAAACATTTATAATTACGAGAGTTTCCTGCTCGAATATGCAACAGGCCTGATCAAACACGTTCCGGGCCTGCGGCTGATCGGCACGGCGAAGCACAAAGCATCGGTTTTGTCATTCGTTTTGGATGGGTATAAAACCGAGGAAGTCGGTGCGGCGCTGAATAAGGAAGGCATCGCCGTGCGCTCAGGCCACCATTGTGCGCAGCCCATTCTCAGGAGGTTCGGCCTTGAAACGACGGTGCGTCCTTCGCTGGCATTTTACAACACCTGTGAGGAAATTGACGTACTGATAGGCACGCTGCACCGGCTCGCAGCAAGCGGCAGGGGCCGCAGAGCATAA
- the idi gene encoding isopentenyl-diphosphate Delta-isomerase: protein MNDQVVLVTENDEAIGLMPKLEAHEKGVLHRAFSVFIFNSNSEMLLQRRAFGKYHSEGLWSNTCCSHPLPGEAVHDGAVRRLREEMGIHADLEFLYTFQYRADLENGLTENELDHVFYGVSDAVPAIDPAEASEYKYLTMDEIQADIAQNPHSYTEWFKICMPVIARRMKV from the coding sequence ATGAACGACCAAGTTGTGCTGGTAACGGAAAACGACGAGGCCATTGGCCTGATGCCCAAGCTCGAAGCCCACGAGAAAGGGGTGCTTCACCGTGCATTTTCGGTATTTATTTTTAATTCAAACAGCGAAATGCTGCTGCAACGCCGGGCATTCGGCAAATACCATTCGGAAGGCCTTTGGTCCAACACCTGTTGCAGCCACCCGCTCCCGGGCGAGGCCGTGCACGATGGTGCCGTACGCCGCCTGCGCGAGGAAATGGGCATTCACGCCGACCTCGAATTCCTTTACACCTTCCAATACCGCGCCGACCTGGAAAACGGCCTGACGGAGAACGAGCTGGACCACGTTTTTTACGGTGTTTCGGACGCCGTCCCGGCCATCGACCCGGCAGAAGCCAGCGAATACAAATACCTGACGATGGACGAAATACAGGCCGACATCGCGCAAAACCCGCATAGCTACACCGAATGGTTCAAGATATGCATGCCGGTGATCGCCCGCAGGATGAAAGTCTGA
- a CDS encoding sterol desaturase family protein: protein MMPHWTLNVLITLAAFVAMECVAWLAHKYLMHGFLWFLHHDHHQRDDGDFFEKNDYFFVIFATPGIAFLWLGLNAGFNYLFWIGLGITIYGFAYFLVHDIFIHQRFKRFRNTESVYLKAIRRAHKMHHKHLGKHGGECFGMLWVPLKYFREAQKATAK, encoded by the coding sequence ATGATGCCGCATTGGACACTCAACGTACTGATTACCCTGGCCGCGTTCGTTGCCATGGAATGTGTGGCATGGCTGGCCCATAAGTATCTGATGCACGGCTTCCTGTGGTTCTTGCACCACGACCATCACCAGCGCGACGACGGCGATTTTTTCGAGAAGAACGATTACTTTTTCGTCATCTTCGCCACGCCCGGCATTGCGTTTCTCTGGCTGGGGTTGAATGCGGGGTTCAATTACCTTTTCTGGATCGGGTTGGGCATTACGATTTACGGCTTCGCGTATTTTCTCGTCCACGATATTTTCATCCACCAGCGCTTCAAAAGGTTCCGCAACACTGAGTCCGTTTACCTGAAAGCCATTCGCAGGGCGCATAAAATGCACCACAAGCACTTAGGCAAGCACGGTGGCGAATGCTTCGGAATGTTGTGGGTCCCGCTCAAATATTTTCGTGAAGCCCAAAAAGCGACCGCCAAATGA
- a CDS encoding phytoene desaturase family protein produces the protein MSHTLHDHHGGKKAVGVIGAGFAGMAASAILAYQGHQVTVFEKNDTIGGRARTFSDQGFTFDMGPSWYWMPDVYERFFGQFGHSVSDWYQLRQLDPGFAVVFPGGEVMDIPADFEALCARFEEIETGAADKLRRFIADGEFKYETGMHDMVYKPGHSITEFMSLRLFGQALRLQVFSSFSKHARRFFKDPRLLALIEFPVLFLGAMPKDTPALYSLMNYSGLKQGTFYPMGGFGKVADTFRDIARQAGVEFRTAETVEKLETSNGKIHHIHTTSASVAADAIIGSADYRHIEDALLAPADRHYNETYWQSRTFAPSCLLFYLGVNKRIPKLRHHNLFFDQDFGLHAEEIYKDKKWPTAPLFYVCCPSVTDPSVAPEGCENLFILMPIATGLPDPEPIREHYYQILMDRLEKFAGETIRDHIVYRKSYCVSDFKNDYNAYQGNAYGLANTLRQTAVFKPKLRSPKVSNLFFAGQLTVPGPGVPPAIISGSIAAHEVLKYLNN, from the coding sequence ATGAGCCACACACTACATGATCATCACGGAGGCAAAAAGGCGGTAGGCGTCATCGGGGCCGGCTTTGCGGGAATGGCCGCCAGCGCCATTCTGGCGTACCAAGGGCATCAGGTAACCGTTTTTGAGAAAAACGACACGATCGGCGGACGCGCACGCACCTTTTCGGATCAGGGATTTACATTCGATATGGGGCCAAGCTGGTACTGGATGCCCGACGTGTACGAGCGTTTTTTCGGGCAATTCGGGCACAGCGTGTCAGACTGGTACCAGCTCCGCCAGCTCGACCCGGGCTTTGCGGTGGTGTTTCCGGGTGGCGAGGTGATGGACATTCCCGCCGACTTCGAAGCGCTTTGCGCGCGGTTCGAAGAAATTGAAACGGGCGCGGCGGATAAACTCCGCCGGTTTATCGCCGACGGGGAATTCAAATATGAAACGGGCATGCACGACATGGTGTACAAGCCCGGACATTCCATCACCGAATTCATGAGCCTGAGGCTCTTCGGCCAGGCGCTGCGTTTGCAGGTTTTCAGCTCGTTCAGCAAGCACGCGCGGCGGTTCTTTAAAGATCCCAGGTTACTGGCACTGATCGAATTTCCGGTGCTTTTTTTGGGCGCAATGCCGAAGGACACGCCTGCGCTTTACAGCCTGATGAACTACTCGGGGCTCAAACAGGGAACATTTTATCCCATGGGCGGATTTGGAAAAGTGGCCGATACGTTCCGCGACATTGCCAGGCAAGCCGGCGTGGAGTTCCGAACTGCCGAAACGGTTGAGAAACTGGAAACCTCCAACGGCAAAATCCACCATATTCACACCACCAGCGCATCGGTAGCAGCCGACGCCATTATCGGCAGCGCGGATTACCGGCATATTGAAGATGCGCTGCTGGCACCGGCAGACAGGCATTATAATGAAACCTACTGGCAAAGCCGGACATTCGCCCCCTCCTGCCTGCTTTTTTATCTCGGTGTAAACAAGCGCATTCCAAAACTGCGGCATCATAACCTCTTTTTCGACCAGGATTTCGGCCTGCATGCCGAAGAAATATATAAGGACAAAAAATGGCCTACGGCGCCGCTTTTCTATGTCTGCTGCCCGTCGGTCACAGATCCATCGGTAGCGCCCGAAGGTTGCGAAAACCTGTTCATCCTGATGCCCATCGCCACCGGCCTGCCCGATCCAGAGCCCATCCGCGAACATTACTACCAGATCCTGATGGACCGCCTTGAAAAGTTTGCCGGCGAAACCATCCGGGACCATATCGTATACCGAAAAAGCTATTGCGTTTCGGATTTTAAGAATGATTACAACGCTTACCAGGGCAACGCCTACGGCCTTGCCAATACCCTGCGCCAGACGGCCGTTTTCAAACCCAAGCTGAGAAGCCCGAAAGTCAGTAACCTGTTTTTCGCCGGACAGCTCACCGTTCCGGGCCCCGGCGTGCCCCCCGCAATCATCTCCGGCAGCATTGCCGCCCATGAAGTCCTCAAATACCTAAACAACTAG
- a CDS encoding serine O-acetyltransferase, which translates to MSSLIDLLKKTHHAEWEATPSWHDATAWLDSLIHFLFPSNHLPKKTSYEGILKKNQIDLENILLSYLDPKKIAIEQKVASFYDELETIYKNLRLDASKIYEYDPAATSVNEVIVSYPGFYAIAVYRIANYLSILQIPVLPRILTEYAHGKTGVDIHPEATIGVPFMIDHGTGIVIGATSVIGQNVSIYQGVTLGALQVAKELFNTKRHPTVGDNVIIYARTTILGGDTVIGENSVIGGSVFLTKSVAPNSQVFNTHQLRITVREGGAVG; encoded by the coding sequence ATGTCATCACTCATTGATCTTCTAAAAAAAACGCATCATGCCGAGTGGGAGGCGACTCCCTCCTGGCATGATGCCACCGCCTGGCTCGACAGCCTGATCCACTTTCTCTTCCCAAGCAATCATTTGCCCAAAAAGACCTCGTATGAAGGTATTTTGAAGAAAAATCAGATCGATCTGGAAAACATCCTGCTCAGCTATCTCGACCCGAAAAAGATCGCCATCGAACAAAAAGTGGCCTCTTTTTACGACGAGCTCGAAACGATTTACAAAAACCTCCGCCTCGACGCCAGCAAAATTTACGAGTATGACCCCGCGGCCACGAGCGTGAACGAGGTGATCGTTTCGTATCCGGGCTTTTACGCCATTGCCGTGTACCGCATTGCCAATTACCTGAGTATCCTGCAAATACCCGTGCTCCCGCGCATTCTCACGGAGTATGCGCATGGCAAAACGGGCGTCGATATCCACCCTGAGGCAACCATCGGCGTGCCGTTTATGATCGACCATGGAACGGGCATTGTGATCGGCGCCACTTCGGTGATCGGTCAGAATGTGAGCATTTACCAGGGCGTCACCCTCGGCGCATTGCAGGTTGCGAAGGAGCTTTTTAACACCAAACGCCACCCGACGGTAGGCGATAATGTGATCATTTATGCGCGCACGACCATTCTCGGCGGGGATACGGTCATCGGCGAAAACAGCGTGATCGGCGGTAGCGTGTTCCTCACGAAGAGTGTTGCGCCTAACTCGCAGGTGTTCAACACGCATCAGCTGCGAATTACGGTGCGGGAGGGTGGGGCGGTTGGCTAA
- a CDS encoding NAD(P)/FAD-dependent oxidoreductase, which yields METRAEHFECAIVGGGLAGLCLAIQLADRGISVVLFEKNRFPFHKVCGEYISMESWPFLESLGLPLAEMELPKISRLGISSERGFVLNHRLGMGGFGISRFTLDHALFELAVRKGVSVMQECRVIDVQGNADDGFQVRTSAGDFQAQVVCGSYGKYGPQFIRLHENDALKIDSQNYIGVKYHIKTDFPTDRIELHNFTGGYCGISKVDQDWYCLCYLTTARNLIANGKDVKQMEEAVLFKSPFLKHYFTHSEFVNAQPLVISNVQFSKKQTHSNGIFLLGDAAGSITPLCGNGMSMGMRASKLLAEQLYLFFDGKQTHDKASEHYHSAWNAAFGTRVRAGYHLQKLFGKSRTTDFALKLLDKTPWLTSQLVSLTHGHTF from the coding sequence ATGGAAACGCGGGCTGAACATTTCGAATGTGCGATCGTCGGCGGCGGGCTGGCGGGATTGTGCCTGGCGATCCAGCTGGCCGATCGCGGCATTTCGGTGGTGTTGTTTGAAAAGAACCGCTTTCCGTTTCACAAGGTTTGCGGGGAGTATATTTCAATGGAGAGCTGGCCGTTTTTGGAAAGTCTGGGATTGCCCCTTGCTGAAATGGAGCTGCCGAAAATCAGCCGGCTGGGCATCAGTTCCGAACGGGGATTTGTGCTTAACCACCGGCTTGGAATGGGCGGATTCGGCATCAGCCGCTTCACGCTCGATCACGCACTTTTTGAACTTGCCGTCCGCAAAGGCGTAAGCGTGATGCAGGAATGCCGGGTGATTGACGTTCAGGGTAATGCGGACGATGGTTTCCAGGTCCGGACCTCCGCCGGAGATTTTCAAGCTCAGGTCGTTTGCGGAAGTTACGGCAAGTACGGGCCGCAATTCATCCGGCTGCATGAAAATGATGCATTAAAGATTGATAGTCAGAATTATATCGGCGTTAAATACCACATCAAAACCGATTTTCCTACGGATCGCATCGAGCTCCACAACTTTACCGGCGGCTACTGCGGCATTTCGAAGGTCGACCAGGATTGGTACTGCCTGTGCTATCTCACCACCGCTCGCAATCTCATCGCGAATGGCAAGGACGTGAAGCAAATGGAAGAGGCTGTTTTATTTAAAAGCCCCTTTTTGAAGCACTATTTCACGCATTCCGAGTTTGTGAACGCACAGCCGCTCGTGATCAGCAATGTCCAGTTCAGCAAAAAGCAAACGCATTCAAACGGCATATTTTTGCTCGGCGACGCGGCCGGCTCCATCACCCCGCTTTGCGGCAATGGGATGAGCATGGGCATGCGCGCTTCCAAATTGTTGGCAGAGCAGTTGTACCTGTTTTTTGACGGAAAGCAAACGCACGATAAGGCATCAGAGCATTACCACAGCGCGTGGAATGCCGCATTCGGAACGCGGGTGCGAGCAGGATATCATCTTCAAAAGCTGTTTGGGAAAAGCCGCACTACGGATTTCGCATTGAAATTGCTTGACAAAACACCCTGGCTCACGTCACAGCTGGTTTCCCTCACGCATGGGCATACGTTCTGA
- a CDS encoding methyltransferase domain-containing protein gives MFGHRSGQKELLDADDIPAADLFQNLRELDFINHWLGGYAVSFNALKRVLQKGRRFTLVDIGCGGGDTLKRIAAWNRKAGFALDLYGVDLKPDCIAYAEENLKNSEVALICDDYRNTYLHVQQVDVIHACLFCHHLSDSELIELVRFTIKNRAILVINDLERNALAHYSIKFLTRLFSSSYLVKNDAPLSVLRGFKKKEWLQILKSAGAERFSVRNRWAFRHEVIVYGNAG, from the coding sequence ATGTTCGGGCATAGGAGCGGGCAAAAGGAGCTGCTCGATGCGGACGACATTCCGGCGGCGGATCTTTTTCAAAATCTCCGCGAGCTGGATTTCATCAACCATTGGCTCGGTGGATATGCCGTTTCATTCAATGCATTGAAACGCGTGCTGCAAAAAGGCAGGCGGTTTACGCTGGTCGATATTGGCTGCGGCGGCGGTGATACGCTCAAACGCATTGCTGCGTGGAACAGGAAGGCGGGCTTCGCGCTCGATCTGTACGGCGTGGACCTCAAACCCGATTGCATTGCCTACGCCGAGGAAAATCTAAAGAACAGTGAAGTCGCACTCATTTGCGACGATTACCGCAACACCTACCTGCATGTACAGCAGGTCGATGTAATCCACGCGTGCCTTTTCTGCCACCATCTTTCGGATAGTGAATTGATAGAGCTCGTCCGTTTTACCATTAAAAACCGCGCTATTCTCGTGATCAACGATTTGGAAAGGAATGCATTGGCGCATTATTCGATCAAATTTCTGACGCGGCTGTTTTCCAGTTCCTACCTTGTCAAAAACGATGCGCCATTGTCCGTTTTGAGAGGTTTTAAAAAGAAAGAATGGCTGCAAATACTCAAAAGCGCCGGAGCAGAACGGTTTTCGGTACGTAACCGATGGGCATTCAGGCATGAAGTGATCGTGTATGGAAACGCGGGCTGA